Part of the Pedobacter roseus genome is shown below.
AAAAAATTTATGAACGACCGTGGCTTTAGGATTTTAGACGCGCTGGATCAGGTTGCAGACAAACACCATGTTGAACCGGCTTCTGTAGCGTTGGCCTGGTTAATTTATCACCCCTCGATTACGGCCCCAATTGCCAGTGTTACCGATCTAAGTCAGCTAAAATCTTTCACCGATGCGGCTAACCTGAAATTATCACCTGAAGATATTTCACTTTTAGACCAGGCGAGTAGATATTAAAAAATAATCTCTTATATTTAAATGCCCGAATAATCAAACAATTACTCGGGCATTTTGTATTAAACAGGATTTTAAAATATATGAAAGAAAAACTATCATTTCTACCCAAACTGGCTTTGGTCCTTTTCTGTTTAATCAGTTTAACATACATCGCCATTTTAGGCCAATCTTTGTTGGCGCCCTTGCTTTTCTCTTTTTTAATGGCGATCTTATTACTGCCAGTAGGTAATTTTTTAGAACACAAGCTAAAATTTAAGAGGAGTTTATCAACCCTGGTTTCAGTAATTTTGATGATCGCCGTAATTGGTGGCATTATTTACTTTTTTGGCAATCAGCTGAGTGATTTATGGGCAGACTGGCCGTTATTAAAAGAAAAAGCCAATGTTTCATACCACGAACTGCAGAAATGGATTTCGCATACTTTTGGCGTAAACTCTCAGAAACAACTCGATTATTTAAATGATAGTACAGAAAAGGCACTGGCAACCAGCGCTGCAATTGTAGCCACAACTTTGGCTACCCTATCTTCTACCCTATTATTTTTAGGTTTTACACTATTGTTTACTTTCTTCATTTTAAATTACCGCAGGGTTTTATTTACCTTTTTAACTTCCGTTTTTAGAGAAGAACATAAAGAAAAAGTAACCGAAATTGTAAGTCAGATTCAATATATCATCAAGAAATACATCATCGGTTTGTTCTTACAAATGTTGATTGTTACCGTATTAATGATTACCGTACTCAGTTTGTTAGGCGTTAAATATGCCGTTTTACTGGGTTTGGTAGCCGGCATTTTTAATGTGGTGCCTTACCTCGGTATATTCTTTGCATTGCTGGTAAGCTGTTTAATTACATTCGCAACAGCTGGTGCAGGTAAAGTATTATTGGTTTTAATCGCTTTTGTAGGCGTACATGCCATAGATGGAAATGTTTTAATGCCATTGGTGGTTGGTTCGAAAGTAAAAATCAATGCCTTGTTTGCATTTATCGGTATTGTGGTTGGCGAAATGATCTGGGGCATCTCCGGTATGTTTTTATGTATCCCTTATCTGGCCATGCTAAAAATCATATTCGACCGGGTAGATAACCTCAAACCCTGGGGTATTTTAATGGGCGAGGAACATAAACCCGACAAAAAGAAACGTGTTTACCGGATCACTAAAAAGATTAAATTAGAGGAAAAAGATTAAAATGGCCGAAAACAGATCGCCACATATTTTAAGCACCTCGGCTAATCTCTTAGGAATTTGCTTCATTGTACTTACCTCTTTAAAAAAACTGGCACTTACTGATGGTTCGCTGATTGATGAGTTTGCGGTAGCAGCCGTGATGTTTTTTATGACTAGTTGCATCTTATCTTTCACCGCCATGCGAAGAGTTAAAACTTCCAGTCAGAGGTTAGAAAAAGTTGCAGATTTCATCTTTTTATCCGGCCTGGTCATTTTATTTGTTGCAACCATATTAATTGCATTTAACCTCATAAAATAAGGTAACTATTATTCATGAAACCTTTATTTGTACTCATCATTGTATATGTTGCACTTTTAGCATTTGGCGGTCACACTACGTTTGATAAAGGAAATATTTTTGCCGGCAATATTGCCATGGGTGTGATGTTACTTTTTACTGCTATCGGGCATTTTAAGTTTAAAACCAGCATGGCGGCCATGATTCCATTATTTATCCCTAAAAAGGTAGAAATTGTGCTTTTTACCGGAGTATTAGAAATTTTATTTGCCGTAGGTTTAACGGTAGACAGTACCCGGTATTACACAGGAATTGCGTTGATTATTTTTTACATTGCCATTTTACCTGCCAATATTTATGCGGCAAAACACCGTATTAATTACGAAAATCTGTATAAACCCGGCCCTGGACCAAAATATTTATGGTTTAGGATACCTTTTCAGCTTTTCTTAATCGGCTGGGTTTGGTATTTTAGCATCCGATAATTACCTTAATAACAAGACATGCCAAACAACCCGATTCCTGCCACTGCAAATAATCCTGCTGATGCTTTTACACGCTTACTTACCGTTTTAGATACTTTGCGCACGCAATGCCCCTGGGATAAAAAACAAACCATGGAAACCCTGCGCCATTTAACGATAGAAGAAACTTATGAGCTGAGCGATGCCATTTTGGAGGGCGATTTAGATGAAATTAAAAAGGAACTAGGCGACGTGATGATGCATCTGGCTTTTTATTCTAGAATTGCCTCCGAAACCAACGATTTTAACATTACCGATGTGTTAAATGGGGTTTGCGATAAACTGGTTAACCGTCACCCACATATTTATGGTGATGTTGAAGTACAAAACGAGGAAGATGTAAAACGCAACTGGGAGCAGATTAAACTAAAAGAAGGCAATAAATCTGTATTGGCTGGTGTTCCATCTTCGCTACCCGCGCTGGTTAAAGCCGCACGCATACAGGAAAAAGCCCGTGGAGTAGGCTTCGATTGGGAAGATAAAAACCAGGTTTGGGAAAAAGTAGAAGAAGAACTACAGGAATTTAAAGCCGAATTTAATGTTGCAGATAATACGGCAATTGATATAGAAAAGGCTGAATCAGAATTTGGTGATGTACTTTTTTCGCTGATTAATTATGCGCGTTTCATTAATATTAATCCTGAGAACGCTTTAGAAAAAACCAACAAGAAGTTTATCAAACGTTTCCAATACCTCGAAACCAAAGCGAAAGAAAATGGTAAAGCCCTTGCAGATATGACACTTACTGAAATGGATGTATATTGGAATGAGGCAAAAAAGTTATAGCTAAAAGGAGTAAAATCGCAAAATTTATATTAGATTTGCGATTACATTCGCAAAATTTATATTAAATTTGCGAATATGATTTCTAGAGCAATATCCAGTTCCATTGAAAAGCACCTTAAAGACGAAAAGGCAATTATCCTTTTAGGTCCAAGACAAGTGGGAAAAAGTACGCTCTTACAACAGTTATCTTCTAAATTTGCTCAACCTGTAATGTGGTGGAATGGTGATGATACAGATATCAGAACCATACTTTCCAATACTACTTCTACTTTATTACGCTCTCTTTTGGGAAAATCAAAAACATTAATTATTGATGAGGCCCAAAGAATCGATAACATAGGCATCTCGATCAAATTAATTATCGATCAGCTTAAAGATGTAAAAGTAATTGCCACGGGTTCTTCAGCCTTTGAATTGGCCAACCATATCAACGAGCCACTTACCGGTAGAAAATGGGAATACAATCTTTTTCCTTTTTCGTTCGGAGAAATGGTAGAAGAACATGGTTTACTTACCGAAAAAAGATTATTAAACCAACGCCTGGTTTATGGCTACTATCCCGAAATCGTAAACAATCCCGGAGAAGAAGAAATACGCCTGAAGCAATTATCAGATAGTTATCTGTATAAAGATCTCCTAACGTGGGAGAAAATACAAAAGCCCGATAAAATGGAAAAATTAGTCCAGGCATTGGCTTTTCAGGTAGGGAATGAAGTATCATATAACGAATTAGGACAGTTAACCGGTTTGGATAATCAAACCACTGAGAAATACATCGATCTACTTGAAAAAGCATTTATCGTATTCAGACTAGGATCATTAAGTAGAAATTTAAGAAATGAACTAAAAAAGAGCCGGAAAATATATTTCTACGATAATGGGATCAGAAACGCAGTGATTAATCAATTCAGCCCGGCGATGTTAAGGCAGGATATCGGAGCGCTCTGGGAAAACTTTGTGATTAGTGAAAGGGTCAAATTCCTTGCTTATAATAAAATTAACTGTAACCAATACTTTTGGCGTACACATGCACAGCAAGAAATAGATTATATTGAAGAACGGAATGGTTTA
Proteins encoded:
- a CDS encoding AI-2E family transporter, which encodes MKEKLSFLPKLALVLFCLISLTYIAILGQSLLAPLLFSFLMAILLLPVGNFLEHKLKFKRSLSTLVSVILMIAVIGGIIYFFGNQLSDLWADWPLLKEKANVSYHELQKWISHTFGVNSQKQLDYLNDSTEKALATSAAIVATTLATLSSTLLFLGFTLLFTFFILNYRRVLFTFLTSVFREEHKEKVTEIVSQIQYIIKKYIIGLFLQMLIVTVLMITVLSLLGVKYAVLLGLVAGIFNVVPYLGIFFALLVSCLITFATAGAGKVLLVLIAFVGVHAIDGNVLMPLVVGSKVKINALFAFIGIVVGEMIWGISGMFLCIPYLAMLKIIFDRVDNLKPWGILMGEEHKPDKKKRVYRITKKIKLEEKD
- a CDS encoding DoxX family protein, producing the protein MKPLFVLIIVYVALLAFGGHTTFDKGNIFAGNIAMGVMLLFTAIGHFKFKTSMAAMIPLFIPKKVEIVLFTGVLEILFAVGLTVDSTRYYTGIALIIFYIAILPANIYAAKHRINYENLYKPGPGPKYLWFRIPFQLFLIGWVWYFSIR
- the mazG gene encoding nucleoside triphosphate pyrophosphohydrolase codes for the protein MPNNPIPATANNPADAFTRLLTVLDTLRTQCPWDKKQTMETLRHLTIEETYELSDAILEGDLDEIKKELGDVMMHLAFYSRIASETNDFNITDVLNGVCDKLVNRHPHIYGDVEVQNEEDVKRNWEQIKLKEGNKSVLAGVPSSLPALVKAARIQEKARGVGFDWEDKNQVWEKVEEELQEFKAEFNVADNTAIDIEKAESEFGDVLFSLINYARFININPENALEKTNKKFIKRFQYLETKAKENGKALADMTLTEMDVYWNEAKKL
- a CDS encoding ATP-binding protein, which encodes MISRAISSSIEKHLKDEKAIILLGPRQVGKSTLLQQLSSKFAQPVMWWNGDDTDIRTILSNTTSTLLRSLLGKSKTLIIDEAQRIDNIGISIKLIIDQLKDVKVIATGSSAFELANHINEPLTGRKWEYNLFPFSFGEMVEEHGLLTEKRLLNQRLVYGYYPEIVNNPGEEEIRLKQLSDSYLYKDLLTWEKIQKPDKMEKLVQALAFQVGNEVSYNELGQLTGLDNQTTEKYIDLLEKAFIVFRLGSLSRNLRNELKKSRKIYFYDNGIRNAVINQFSPAMLRQDIGALWENFVISERVKFLAYNKINCNQYFWRTHAQQEIDYIEERNGLMNAYEIKWNSKAKARFPKTFLDAYDGVETKVITPDNISEFLL